From the genome of Vicia villosa cultivar HV-30 ecotype Madison, WI linkage group LG2, Vvil1.0, whole genome shotgun sequence, one region includes:
- the LOC131653513 gene encoding serine/threonine-protein phosphatase BSL3-like isoform X1, which yields MDVDSSMVQAADHDSVVQKQTASAPAPVVVKEEQLPEPPSSGGGSPAEMPQQQQQGANDAQQSPVVGPRLAPNYTVVDAILEKKEDGPGPRCGHTLTAVAAVGEEGTPGYIGPRLILFGGATALEGNSAGSGTPSSAGNAGIRLAGATADVHCYDVLTNKWSRLTPFGEPPTPRAAHVATAVGTMVVIQGGIGPAGLSAEDLHVLDLTQQWPRWHRVSVQGPGPGSRYGHVMALVGQRYLMAIGGNDGKRPLADVWALDTAAKPYEWRKLEPEGEGPPPCMYATASARSDGLLLLCGGRDANSVPLASAYGLAKHRDGRWEWAIAPGVSPSPRYQHAAVFVNARLHVSGGALGGGRMVEDSSSVAVLDTAAGVWCDTKSVVTTPRTGRYSADAAGGDAAVELTRRCRHAAAAVGDLIFIYGGLRGGVLLDDLLVAEDLAAAETTSAASHAAAAAAASNVQAGRLPGRYGFDDRPRQTMTEVAADGSVVLGNPVAPPMNGDIYTDISTENAILQGSRRTAKGVEYLVEASAAEAEAISAALAAAKARQENGEVELPDRDRGAEATPSGKHTSSLIKPDSVGSNNNVSGGVRLHHRAVVVAAETGGALGGMVRQLSIDQFENEGRRVSYGTPENATAARKLLDRQMSINSVPKKVIAHLLKPRGWKPPVRRQFFLDCNEIADLCDGAERIFSSEPSVLQLSAPIKIFGDLHGQFGDLMRLFDEYGAPSTAGDIAYIDYLFLGDYVDRGQHSLETITLLLALKVEYPNNVHLIRGNHEAADINALFGFRIECIERMGERDGIWTWHRINRLFNWLPLAALIEKKIICMHGGIGRSINHVEQIENIQRPIPMEAGSIVLMDLLWSDPTENDSVEGLRPNARGPGLVTFGPDRVMEFCNNNDLQLIVRAHECVMDGFERFAQGHLITLFSATNYCGTANNAGAILVLGRDLVVVPKLIHPLPPAISSPETSPERHIEDTWMQELNANRPPTPTRGRPPVTNDRGSLAWI from the exons ATGGACGTTGATTCCTCGATGGTTCAAGCGGCCGATCACGATTCTGTTGTGCAGAAGCAAACTGCTTCTGCTCCGGCGCCGGTTGTAGTGAAAGAAGAGCAGCTTCCGGAACCGCCGTCGTCTGGCGGCGGATCTCCGGCGGAGATGCCACAACAGCAGCAGCAAGGGGCTAATGATGCGCAGCAGAGTCCGGTGGTTGGGCCGAGGTTAGCGCCGAATTACACTGTGGTGGATGCGATTCTGGAGAAGAAGGAGGATGGACCGGGGCCGAGGTGTGGACATACGTTGACGGCGGTTGCAGCTGTTGGAGAGGAGGGGACGCCGGGGTATATTGGTCCGAGGCTGATTTTGTTTGGTGGTGCTACTGCTCTTGAAGGAAATTCTGCGGGTTCGGGGACTCCTTCGTCAGCTGGAAATGCTGGAATAC GTTTAGCTGGTGCCACAGCTGATGTCCACTGTTATGATGTCTTGACTAATAAATGGTCTAG GCTAACTCCGTTTGGAGAACCTCCAACGCCAAGGGCTGCCCATGTGGCAACTGCCGTGGGAACCATGGTGGTAATTCAG GGTGGCATTGGTCCTGCTGGTTTGTCGGCAGAAGACCTTCATGTTCTTGATCTCACTCAGCAATGGCCCCGATGGCATAG AGTATCTGTTCAAGGCCCCGGACCAGGGTCACGTTATGGACATGTGATGGCTTTGGTGGGCCAGAGGTATCTTATGGCAATTGGAGGCAATGATG GAAAGAGACCTTTGGCTGATGTATGGGCCTTGGACACAGCTGCTAAGCCATATGAATGGCGCAAGTTAGAGCCAGAAGGAGAGGGCCCACCTCCATGCAT GTATGCAACTGCAAGTGCACGCTCTGATGGGCTTCTTCTGCTCTGTGGAGGAAGGGATGCCAATAgtgtt CCATTGGCTAGTGCATATGGACTTGCTAAGCATAGAGATGGTCGTTGGGAATGGGCAATTGCCCCTGGTGTCTCACCATCTCCAAGATATCAGCATGCAGCG GTATTTGTTAATGCAAGGCTGCATGTGTCTGGTGGGGCTCTAGGTGGAGGCCGGATGGTTGAAGACTCTTCAAGTGTTGCAG TATTGGATACTGCTGCTGGTGTTTGGTGTGATACCAAATCGGTTGTTACCACTCCAAGAACTGGTAGATACAGTGCTGATGCAGCTGGTGGAGATGCAGCAGTTGAGTTGACTCGACGTTGTAGGCATGCTGCTGCTGCTGTTGGTGACCTGATTTTTATTTATGGTGGTTTAAGAGGGG GAGTCTTGCTGGATGACCTACTTGTTGCCGAAGATCTTGCTGCTGCTGAAACAACATCTGCTGCTTCACATGCTGCTGCTGCTGCAGCTGCATCTAATGTTCAAGCAGGACGCTTGCCTGGACGATATGGATTTGATGATAGGCCCAGGCAAACAATGACTGAAGTGGCTGCTGATGGTTCTGTTGTATTGGGAAATCCAGTTGCACCCCCAATGAATGGTGACATTTATACTGACATCAGCACTGAAAATGCTATACTTCAGGGATCTCG TAGAACTGCCAAAGGAGTTGAGTATCTGGTTGAAGCATCTGCTGCAGAAGCCGAAGCTATTAGTGCTGCATTGGCTGCTGCCAAGGCACGGCAAGAAAATGGAGAAGTGGAATTACCTGATAGAGACCGTGGGGCTGAGGCTACCCCTAGTGGGAAACACACATCTTCCCTGATTAAGCCTGATTCTGTAGGGTCAAATAACAATGTTTCTGGTGGAGTTCGGCTGCATCATAGAGCT GTAGTTGTTGCTGCAGAGACTGGTGGAGCATTAGGTGGCATGGTTAGACAGCTTTcaatcgatcaatttgaaaatgaaggCAGGCGGGTCAGTTATGGCACTCCAGAAAATGCAACTGCTGCTAGAAAGTTATTAGATCGGCAGATGTCCATCAATAGTGTGCCAAAAAAG GTCATAGCACACCTCTTAAAGCCTCGTGGATGGAAACCACCTGTGCGCCGGCAATTTTTCTTAGATTGTAATGAAATTGCTGATCTTTGTGATGGTGCCGAGCGGATATTTTCAAGTGAACCAAGTGTCTTACAACTAAGTGCACCAATTAAAATATTTGGTGATTTACATGGGCAGTTTGGGGATCTCATGCGCCTTTTTGACGAGTATGGTGCACCATCGACTGCTGGTGACATTGC ATATATCGATTATCTATTCCTAGGAGATTACGTTGATCGAGGACAGCACAGCTTAGAAACTATAACCCTTCTTCTTGCCCTGAAG GTTGAATATCCCAACAATGTACATTTAATACGTGGAAATCATGAAGCTGCAGATATTAACGCCCTTTTTGGTTTTCGAATTGAGTGTATCGAGAGGATG GGCGAGAGAGACGGAATTTGGACGTGGCATCGGATTAACCGGCTATTTAATTGGCTTCCTTTAGCTGCTTTAATTGAGAAGAAGATTATTTGCATGCATGGAGGTATTGGTCGTTCAATAAATCATGTAGAACAAATTGAGAATATTCAGCGGCCAATTCCGATGGAAGCGGGGTCAATTGTGCTTATGGATCTGTTATG GTCTGATCCTACAGAGAATGACAGTGTGGAAGGACTGAGGCCAAATGCTAGAGGTCCTGGACTAGTTACTTTTGGG CCTGATCGAGTGATGGAATTTTGCAACAACAATGATCTTCAGCTAATTGTCCGTGCACATGAATGCGTGATGGATGGGTTTGAGCGTTTTGCTCAGGGACATCTGATCACACTTTTCTCGGCTACAAATTATTGTG GCACTGCAAATAATGCAGGAGCAATATTAGTTTTGGGTAGAGACCTTGTTGTGGTTCCTAAACTGATTCATCCGTTACCGCCCGCAATATCTTCACCAGAAACATCACCAGAACGGCATATTGAAGATACTTGGATGCAG GAGTTGAATGCCAACAGACCACCAACACCAACTAGAGGCCGTCCCCCAGTTACCAACGACCGAGGTTCACTCGCTTGGATATAG
- the LOC131653513 gene encoding serine/threonine-protein phosphatase BSL3-like isoform X2, which yields MDVDSSMVQAADHDSVVQKQTASAPAPVVVKEEQLPEPPSSGGGSPAEMPQQQQQGANDAQQSPVVGPRLAPNYTVVDAILEKKEDGPGPRCGHTLTAVAAVGEEGTPGYIGPRLILFGGATALEGNSAGSGTPSSAGNAGIRLAGATADVHCYDVLTNKWSRLTPFGEPPTPRAAHVATAVGTMVVIQGGIGPAGLSAEDLHVLDLTQQWPRWHRVSVQGPGPGSRYGHVMALVGQRYLMAIGGNDGKRPLADVWALDTAAKPYEWRKLEPEGEGPPPCMYATASARSDGLLLLCGGRDANSVPLASAYGLAKHRDGRWEWAIAPGVSPSPRYQHAAVFVNARLHVSGGALGGGRMVEDSSSVAVLDTAAGVWCDTKSVVTTPRTGRYSADAAGGDAAVELTRRCRHAAAAVGDLIFIYGGLRGGVLLDDLLVAEDLAAAETTSAASHAAAAAAASNVQAGRLPGRYGFDDRPRQTMTEVAADGSVVLGNPVAPPMNGDIYTDISTENAILQGSRTAKGVEYLVEASAAEAEAISAALAAAKARQENGEVELPDRDRGAEATPSGKHTSSLIKPDSVGSNNNVSGGVRLHHRAVVVAAETGGALGGMVRQLSIDQFENEGRRVSYGTPENATAARKLLDRQMSINSVPKKVIAHLLKPRGWKPPVRRQFFLDCNEIADLCDGAERIFSSEPSVLQLSAPIKIFGDLHGQFGDLMRLFDEYGAPSTAGDIAYIDYLFLGDYVDRGQHSLETITLLLALKVEYPNNVHLIRGNHEAADINALFGFRIECIERMGERDGIWTWHRINRLFNWLPLAALIEKKIICMHGGIGRSINHVEQIENIQRPIPMEAGSIVLMDLLWSDPTENDSVEGLRPNARGPGLVTFGPDRVMEFCNNNDLQLIVRAHECVMDGFERFAQGHLITLFSATNYCGTANNAGAILVLGRDLVVVPKLIHPLPPAISSPETSPERHIEDTWMQELNANRPPTPTRGRPPVTNDRGSLAWI from the exons ATGGACGTTGATTCCTCGATGGTTCAAGCGGCCGATCACGATTCTGTTGTGCAGAAGCAAACTGCTTCTGCTCCGGCGCCGGTTGTAGTGAAAGAAGAGCAGCTTCCGGAACCGCCGTCGTCTGGCGGCGGATCTCCGGCGGAGATGCCACAACAGCAGCAGCAAGGGGCTAATGATGCGCAGCAGAGTCCGGTGGTTGGGCCGAGGTTAGCGCCGAATTACACTGTGGTGGATGCGATTCTGGAGAAGAAGGAGGATGGACCGGGGCCGAGGTGTGGACATACGTTGACGGCGGTTGCAGCTGTTGGAGAGGAGGGGACGCCGGGGTATATTGGTCCGAGGCTGATTTTGTTTGGTGGTGCTACTGCTCTTGAAGGAAATTCTGCGGGTTCGGGGACTCCTTCGTCAGCTGGAAATGCTGGAATAC GTTTAGCTGGTGCCACAGCTGATGTCCACTGTTATGATGTCTTGACTAATAAATGGTCTAG GCTAACTCCGTTTGGAGAACCTCCAACGCCAAGGGCTGCCCATGTGGCAACTGCCGTGGGAACCATGGTGGTAATTCAG GGTGGCATTGGTCCTGCTGGTTTGTCGGCAGAAGACCTTCATGTTCTTGATCTCACTCAGCAATGGCCCCGATGGCATAG AGTATCTGTTCAAGGCCCCGGACCAGGGTCACGTTATGGACATGTGATGGCTTTGGTGGGCCAGAGGTATCTTATGGCAATTGGAGGCAATGATG GAAAGAGACCTTTGGCTGATGTATGGGCCTTGGACACAGCTGCTAAGCCATATGAATGGCGCAAGTTAGAGCCAGAAGGAGAGGGCCCACCTCCATGCAT GTATGCAACTGCAAGTGCACGCTCTGATGGGCTTCTTCTGCTCTGTGGAGGAAGGGATGCCAATAgtgtt CCATTGGCTAGTGCATATGGACTTGCTAAGCATAGAGATGGTCGTTGGGAATGGGCAATTGCCCCTGGTGTCTCACCATCTCCAAGATATCAGCATGCAGCG GTATTTGTTAATGCAAGGCTGCATGTGTCTGGTGGGGCTCTAGGTGGAGGCCGGATGGTTGAAGACTCTTCAAGTGTTGCAG TATTGGATACTGCTGCTGGTGTTTGGTGTGATACCAAATCGGTTGTTACCACTCCAAGAACTGGTAGATACAGTGCTGATGCAGCTGGTGGAGATGCAGCAGTTGAGTTGACTCGACGTTGTAGGCATGCTGCTGCTGCTGTTGGTGACCTGATTTTTATTTATGGTGGTTTAAGAGGGG GAGTCTTGCTGGATGACCTACTTGTTGCCGAAGATCTTGCTGCTGCTGAAACAACATCTGCTGCTTCACATGCTGCTGCTGCTGCAGCTGCATCTAATGTTCAAGCAGGACGCTTGCCTGGACGATATGGATTTGATGATAGGCCCAGGCAAACAATGACTGAAGTGGCTGCTGATGGTTCTGTTGTATTGGGAAATCCAGTTGCACCCCCAATGAATGGTGACATTTATACTGACATCAGCACTGAAAATGCTATACTTCAGGGATCTCG AACTGCCAAAGGAGTTGAGTATCTGGTTGAAGCATCTGCTGCAGAAGCCGAAGCTATTAGTGCTGCATTGGCTGCTGCCAAGGCACGGCAAGAAAATGGAGAAGTGGAATTACCTGATAGAGACCGTGGGGCTGAGGCTACCCCTAGTGGGAAACACACATCTTCCCTGATTAAGCCTGATTCTGTAGGGTCAAATAACAATGTTTCTGGTGGAGTTCGGCTGCATCATAGAGCT GTAGTTGTTGCTGCAGAGACTGGTGGAGCATTAGGTGGCATGGTTAGACAGCTTTcaatcgatcaatttgaaaatgaaggCAGGCGGGTCAGTTATGGCACTCCAGAAAATGCAACTGCTGCTAGAAAGTTATTAGATCGGCAGATGTCCATCAATAGTGTGCCAAAAAAG GTCATAGCACACCTCTTAAAGCCTCGTGGATGGAAACCACCTGTGCGCCGGCAATTTTTCTTAGATTGTAATGAAATTGCTGATCTTTGTGATGGTGCCGAGCGGATATTTTCAAGTGAACCAAGTGTCTTACAACTAAGTGCACCAATTAAAATATTTGGTGATTTACATGGGCAGTTTGGGGATCTCATGCGCCTTTTTGACGAGTATGGTGCACCATCGACTGCTGGTGACATTGC ATATATCGATTATCTATTCCTAGGAGATTACGTTGATCGAGGACAGCACAGCTTAGAAACTATAACCCTTCTTCTTGCCCTGAAG GTTGAATATCCCAACAATGTACATTTAATACGTGGAAATCATGAAGCTGCAGATATTAACGCCCTTTTTGGTTTTCGAATTGAGTGTATCGAGAGGATG GGCGAGAGAGACGGAATTTGGACGTGGCATCGGATTAACCGGCTATTTAATTGGCTTCCTTTAGCTGCTTTAATTGAGAAGAAGATTATTTGCATGCATGGAGGTATTGGTCGTTCAATAAATCATGTAGAACAAATTGAGAATATTCAGCGGCCAATTCCGATGGAAGCGGGGTCAATTGTGCTTATGGATCTGTTATG GTCTGATCCTACAGAGAATGACAGTGTGGAAGGACTGAGGCCAAATGCTAGAGGTCCTGGACTAGTTACTTTTGGG CCTGATCGAGTGATGGAATTTTGCAACAACAATGATCTTCAGCTAATTGTCCGTGCACATGAATGCGTGATGGATGGGTTTGAGCGTTTTGCTCAGGGACATCTGATCACACTTTTCTCGGCTACAAATTATTGTG GCACTGCAAATAATGCAGGAGCAATATTAGTTTTGGGTAGAGACCTTGTTGTGGTTCCTAAACTGATTCATCCGTTACCGCCCGCAATATCTTCACCAGAAACATCACCAGAACGGCATATTGAAGATACTTGGATGCAG GAGTTGAATGCCAACAGACCACCAACACCAACTAGAGGCCGTCCCCCAGTTACCAACGACCGAGGTTCACTCGCTTGGATATAG